In a single window of the Candidatus Zixiibacteriota bacterium genome:
- a CDS encoding methyltransferase, whose protein sequence is MSILTLDKLPKQVLAKIDLQTAFLASRCVIAAERLQLFRKLHGKSLTSTEIGRKTGIRQPRREFFLATLISLGLLRKKGNTYSLTPLARKYFVEERSIYWTTLRSEELVDEYQAFLPLEEVLTTGQSYQSILGIKRPSYTEKMKKNPKWAHDFTHMLYYHHQDNAKALAKHLDLSGYRRLLDIGGGSGVMSMALLRKYRSLSATILDFPPVCKAATKIIQKEGLAKRLDTQPGDLNKRLPSGYDVIMFCDIGETDPEVLKRAYRALPKGGKIVVADYFAKEDWSGPLLRFMWQLRSDTPWLITASRAAKLVRSVGFKSVKRRELRADIIMVTGIK, encoded by the coding sequence ATGTCCATCCTTACCCTGGATAAACTGCCCAAACAAGTCCTGGCCAAAATCGATCTGCAGACTGCGTTCCTGGCCTCGCGATGTGTTATCGCAGCGGAGCGTCTACAACTGTTTCGCAAGCTTCATGGCAAATCACTTACATCCACGGAGATCGGTCGTAAGACCGGTATCCGTCAACCTCGGCGTGAGTTCTTCCTCGCGACTCTGATCAGTCTGGGGTTACTCAGAAAAAAGGGCAATACCTACAGCCTGACGCCGCTGGCTCGGAAGTACTTTGTTGAGGAACGGTCCATATACTGGACCACTCTCCGTTCCGAAGAGTTAGTGGACGAATACCAAGCCTTCCTGCCTCTGGAAGAAGTGCTTACGACCGGCCAAAGCTACCAGTCCATTCTGGGCATTAAGCGTCCCAGCTACACTGAAAAAATGAAGAAGAACCCGAAATGGGCGCACGACTTCACGCACATGCTTTACTATCATCATCAGGACAACGCCAAAGCACTGGCAAAGCATCTCGATTTGTCCGGATACCGACGGTTGCTGGACATAGGTGGTGGCTCCGGTGTGATGTCTATGGCGTTGTTGCGCAAGTATCGGAGTTTGTCAGCGACGATTCTCGACTTTCCCCCGGTGTGCAAAGCTGCCACGAAGATCATCCAGAAAGAGGGTCTCGCGAAACGGCTTGACACTCAACCGGGCGACTTGAACAAGCGGTTGCCGAGCGGATACGACGTCATCATGTTCTGCGATATCGGCGAGACCGATCCTGAGGTGCTTAAACGAGCCTATCGAGCCTTACCCAAAGGGGGTAAGATCGTTGTGGCTGATTACTTTGCCAAAGAAGACTGGTCGGGGCCGCTGCTAAGATTCATGTGGCAACTCAGGTCGGATACCCCCTGGTTGATTACGGCCAGTCGGGCGGCGAAACTGGTGCGATCGGTTGGATTCAAGTCGGTAAAACGTCGAGAACTGAGGGCGGATATCATAATGGTGACGGGTATCAAGTAG
- a CDS encoding ferredoxin--NADP reductase, protein MATKEPNAIVSQRIEVGPELIKLRVIPDGWELPNFTPGQFASLGLPGTTPRVGTQLPEERPPKDPAKLMIRAYSVASSSRAKEFVEFYVGLVHTGGLSPRILGLKVGDRLWMSEKFKGMFTLAEVPEQFNAVLVATGTGVAPYMSMIRTEIASGLKRRFAVFHGAYHSTDLGYHSELQTLDAVSEQFAYLPTLSHPHEEQVPWNGHTGFVQKLWTNGVLDKAWGFHPTADNTHVFLCGHPLMIEEMTDILVAEGFIKHSKREPGQIHAEQYFVKV, encoded by the coding sequence ATGGCCACCAAAGAGCCGAATGCGATAGTCAGCCAACGAATCGAAGTTGGCCCCGAACTGATAAAGCTGCGGGTCATTCCCGATGGTTGGGAGTTGCCCAACTTCACACCGGGACAGTTTGCTTCCCTGGGACTACCGGGTACGACACCGAGAGTGGGGACCCAACTTCCCGAAGAACGACCGCCCAAAGACCCCGCCAAGCTGATGATTCGTGCATACTCGGTGGCTTCTTCGTCACGAGCCAAGGAGTTTGTCGAATTCTATGTTGGCCTGGTGCACACCGGCGGGTTGTCGCCGCGTATACTGGGTCTCAAAGTCGGTGACCGGTTGTGGATGTCTGAAAAGTTCAAGGGCATGTTCACGCTGGCTGAAGTACCCGAACAATTCAATGCCGTCTTAGTCGCCACCGGCACCGGTGTGGCGCCGTACATGAGCATGATCCGCACCGAGATTGCATCCGGACTAAAACGACGTTTCGCTGTATTTCACGGCGCCTACCATTCGACCGATCTGGGATATCACTCGGAGTTGCAGACACTCGATGCCGTCTCCGAGCAGTTTGCCTACCTGCCCACCCTGAGTCATCCGCACGAAGAACAAGTACCCTGGAACGGTCACACCGGTTTTGTGCAGAAGCTCTGGACCAACGGTGTTCTCGATAAGGCCTGGGGTTTTCATCCTACGGCTGACAACACCCATGTCTTTCTTTGCGGTCACCCTCTGATGATCGAAGAGATGACCGACATCTTAGTCGCGGAAGGATTCATCAAACACTCCAAACGCGAACCGGGCCAGATCCACGCCGAGCAGTACTTCGTGAAGGTGTAG
- a CDS encoding tail fiber domain-containing protein, with protein MKYRNLGLTGLIVLVTVLAMAPPISAAVVSYQGVLTDAGGDPVADGNYSLHVAFFDDSLGGTKLWEETHPNVLVTNGAFNLLLGSIDPISDGWYGAQSAFDVFFEVDVDGNGPFTPRTQITSVPQAMNTHRVSGDILTGPGLLEMHPPEPGVVGGPMYPGFRLSADSLVSKWKLFVPGAAGEDDTCGGMEGTVETELVELNLSMDTDPADPCDSLPGLKLAVDADKARLFMQRHNGGSSVDITSNVGPDLVMTEPVSMTEINLGAAPSQGGLLAMSSKSASSNDSNAVEVMTSSSGAEININHIPGGPTHSSTMAISTGPTSGVSMFMFNPQPEPPADPSDAAILLNTTPGSGASMLMFNPQPEPPAMPWLAIGTDLGGAKDANIGGNIGLLMFNPQPEPPAEPQLEMLSSAMGGRFSLAGAESDNTDGNSALRMIAEEAQASLTVAHDFMPPFGGNDSNKVEIHTDSAQASLSLFGGPADVIPDIVMTANSSDGGMVGINTDAPTEALYVVGNIIATGNITALTDTKVKTNVETVQGALDKVSALRGVTYDMRRDEYPELKLSDERQLGFLADEVEQVVPQVVLGEGDNLKSVDYGRLTPLLVEAIKELKQQNEQLKRRIEQLESR; from the coding sequence ATGAAATATCGTAACCTTGGTTTAACCGGTCTAATCGTCCTGGTGACCGTATTGGCGATGGCCCCACCGATCTCGGCTGCTGTAGTCAGCTATCAGGGAGTACTCACAGACGCCGGGGGTGATCCGGTGGCGGATGGCAACTACTCGCTACACGTTGCTTTCTTCGATGACTCATTGGGCGGAACGAAACTGTGGGAAGAGACTCATCCCAATGTGTTAGTTACAAATGGCGCCTTCAACCTGCTTCTGGGTTCGATAGACCCGATTAGTGATGGTTGGTATGGTGCTCAATCCGCCTTTGATGTCTTCTTCGAGGTTGATGTCGATGGGAACGGTCCGTTCACTCCGAGGACTCAGATAACGTCGGTGCCTCAAGCGATGAATACCCACCGGGTGAGCGGCGACATTCTGACCGGGCCGGGACTGCTTGAGATGCACCCGCCCGAGCCGGGAGTAGTCGGCGGACCCATGTACCCCGGCTTCCGCCTCAGTGCCGATTCACTCGTTTCCAAATGGAAGCTGTTTGTGCCCGGAGCTGCGGGGGAAGACGACACCTGCGGCGGCATGGAGGGAACAGTGGAAACCGAGTTAGTGGAGCTCAATCTGAGCATGGATACAGATCCTGCAGATCCCTGCGACAGCTTACCGGGCCTCAAATTGGCGGTCGATGCCGACAAGGCCAGACTGTTTATGCAGCGGCATAATGGCGGATCGTCGGTCGATATCACATCGAATGTCGGTCCGGATTTGGTCATGACGGAGCCTGTCTCGATGACCGAAATCAACCTCGGCGCCGCTCCGAGCCAGGGTGGTCTATTGGCTATGAGCAGCAAGTCGGCCTCGAGTAACGACTCCAATGCTGTTGAGGTGATGACCAGTTCATCCGGAGCGGAAATCAACATCAACCACATTCCGGGCGGACCAACCCACAGTTCGACGATGGCCATAAGCACAGGGCCGACCAGCGGGGTGAGCATGTTCATGTTCAATCCGCAACCGGAACCGCCGGCCGATCCGTCCGACGCTGCCATTCTGCTCAACACCACACCCGGTAGCGGCGCCAGTATGCTGATGTTCAACCCCCAGCCGGAACCACCGGCCATGCCGTGGCTGGCTATCGGAACTGATCTGGGCGGAGCCAAGGACGCAAATATCGGCGGTAACATAGGTCTCCTCATGTTCAACCCGCAGCCGGAACCACCGGCCGAGCCTCAGCTTGAAATGCTCAGTTCTGCCATGGGTGGACGTTTCAGTTTGGCTGGAGCAGAGTCGGATAATACAGACGGCAACTCGGCCTTGCGAATGATCGCTGAGGAGGCTCAAGCCAGCCTCACCGTCGCTCACGACTTCATGCCTCCCTTTGGTGGCAATGACAGCAACAAGGTGGAGATTCACACCGACTCTGCTCAGGCCTCCCTGAGCCTGTTTGGGGGACCGGCTGATGTTATTCCTGATATCGTGATGACAGCCAACAGCAGCGACGGCGGCATGGTTGGCATTAACACCGATGCACCGACCGAAGCGCTCTACGTGGTGGGCAACATTATCGCTACAGGTAACATTACAGCCCTGACAGACACCAAAGTAAAGACCAATGTCGAAACGGTTCAAGGCGCTCTGGACAAAGTGTCTGCGCTGCGCGGAGTTACCTATGACATGAGGCGGGACGAGTATCCCGAACTCAAACTCTCTGACGAGCGGCAGCTAGGTTTCCTTGCGGATGAAGTTGAACAGGTCGTGCCACAAGTAGTGCTGGGTGAGGGCGATAATCTAAAGTCGGTCGACTACGGACGCCTGACACCTTTGTTGGTGGAAGCAATCAAAGAACTCAAGCAACAGAACGAACAACTGAAGCGACGTATCGAACAACTGGAATCGCGATGA
- a CDS encoding C25 family cysteine peptidase has protein sequence MSRFVLLGVSLTTLLIAPTIVADRIDQDYRFAAPQIETLTYNVVTFDRVTVAGAPSGGQIGEPSLPVGAARILLPNGHKLDSVVVVAENPRRLRSNDRVLPVMAPVPYSLVATRSSPPRPDAKIYASDNPFPVRRHTAVGTYLFRGYRILVLKLHPVTYRPLSGELTGYTQLTVSVFTSPGNADTEMLRGLSTDTEEVLRRVDNSEALASYQAASKGGDRSYDLLILTTPSLAAAFQPLKDFHDSTGIPTEIHTIADIGSNDPDDVRDYIRERYLADGIQYVLIGADDDVIPAKDLFVQSWVGIIHGDPPWYEFAMPADVYFGCLDGTYNYDGDQYWGEPTDGDGGGDVDLMAEVYIGRATVDNNTDVGHVVHKTIAYLTNQQPYLDRVLTVGERLGYGGDVEFAQPYVDELIDSSFHHGYFTHGIPTDAYTVERLYDYDYQPNGWELWRLVQKIENGRHMIHHLGHCNYQIVLKMYSYQVASLTNNGLFFLYSQGCHGGEFDHVTDCWAEYATAGTDYAAFASIQNARYGWGTSRTTWGTTDAPNQRFHREFVDALHHPTDPIRELGRANQDSKEDNLYRIDEPSMRWCVYQLNLFGDPTVAIRDGYTCTDIDADNVCDSLDNCSEVANPHQEDLDSDGIGHACDDCVDSDYDGYADSGFANGDCAEDNCPFVYNPAQEDADGDGVGDACCCLMRGNINHDIGPLIDIADLVYLVDYMFSGGPEPLCPEECNVDSSSSTQADIADLVFLVDFMFNEGPPPPACP, from the coding sequence ATGTCCAGATTTGTGTTGCTCGGAGTTTCCCTCACAACTCTCCTGATCGCTCCAACGATTGTCGCGGATCGCATCGATCAGGATTATCGGTTTGCCGCGCCGCAGATAGAAACGCTGACTTACAATGTGGTAACTTTTGACCGGGTAACGGTTGCCGGTGCACCGTCCGGTGGGCAGATCGGCGAACCATCGCTGCCGGTCGGCGCTGCCCGTATTCTCCTGCCGAATGGTCACAAGCTCGACAGTGTCGTTGTTGTAGCGGAGAATCCCCGACGTCTGCGATCCAACGACAGAGTGCTACCGGTTATGGCGCCTGTACCCTATTCGCTTGTCGCCACACGATCATCCCCGCCACGACCCGACGCCAAAATCTATGCGAGCGACAATCCGTTTCCCGTGCGTCGACATACTGCGGTGGGCACCTATCTGTTTCGCGGTTACCGGATACTGGTCTTGAAACTGCACCCGGTGACATACCGACCACTGTCCGGAGAACTCACCGGCTACACGCAACTGACAGTCAGTGTGTTCACTTCGCCCGGAAATGCTGACACTGAAATGCTTCGGGGGTTGTCGACAGATACGGAGGAAGTCCTGCGTCGCGTAGACAACTCAGAAGCGCTGGCCAGCTATCAGGCAGCGTCCAAAGGCGGCGACCGTAGCTATGATCTGCTGATACTCACCACACCTTCGCTCGCTGCCGCCTTTCAGCCGCTGAAGGACTTCCACGACTCAACCGGCATTCCTACCGAGATTCATACCATCGCCGATATCGGCAGCAACGACCCCGACGACGTGCGCGACTACATCCGCGAAAGATACCTGGCCGACGGAATCCAATACGTCCTGATCGGCGCCGATGACGATGTCATTCCGGCCAAGGATCTGTTTGTACAATCATGGGTGGGGATCATCCACGGCGATCCTCCATGGTACGAATTTGCCATGCCGGCGGATGTCTACTTTGGCTGCCTCGACGGTACATACAACTACGATGGTGATCAATACTGGGGTGAGCCGACCGATGGGGATGGGGGCGGTGATGTTGACCTAATGGCGGAAGTCTACATCGGGCGGGCAACAGTCGATAACAACACCGATGTCGGGCACGTCGTGCACAAGACAATTGCCTATCTCACCAATCAACAACCTTACCTCGACCGCGTCCTTACGGTCGGTGAGCGTCTGGGCTACGGCGGCGACGTTGAGTTTGCACAGCCTTATGTGGATGAGTTGATCGATTCCAGTTTCCATCACGGTTACTTTACCCATGGAATTCCGACGGATGCTTACACAGTCGAGAGACTCTATGACTACGATTATCAGCCTAACGGTTGGGAATTGTGGCGTCTGGTACAAAAGATAGAAAACGGACGGCACATGATTCATCACCTGGGGCATTGCAACTATCAGATCGTACTGAAGATGTACTCCTACCAGGTAGCCTCTCTGACTAACAACGGCCTCTTCTTCCTCTACTCACAGGGTTGTCACGGCGGTGAGTTCGATCATGTGACCGACTGTTGGGCGGAGTATGCCACGGCGGGGACGGACTACGCAGCATTTGCCTCGATTCAGAATGCGCGTTACGGTTGGGGCACCTCTCGCACAACATGGGGGACCACCGACGCACCCAACCAGCGTTTTCACCGAGAATTTGTTGACGCCCTGCACCACCCGACCGATCCGATCCGTGAATTGGGACGCGCCAACCAGGACTCCAAGGAGGACAACCTCTATCGAATCGATGAACCGTCGATGCGATGGTGCGTCTACCAGTTGAATCTGTTCGGGGATCCAACGGTGGCAATACGGGACGGCTATACCTGCACGGATATCGATGCCGACAACGTTTGCGACAGTCTCGACAACTGTTCCGAGGTCGCAAATCCACACCAGGAGGATTTGGACAGCGACGGTATCGGCCACGCCTGTGACGACTGTGTCGATTCCGACTACGACGGCTACGCCGATTCAGGCTTCGCCAATGGCGACTGTGCGGAGGACAACTGTCCGTTCGTTTACAATCCGGCTCAGGAGGATGCCGACGGCGACGGGGTCGGCGATGCCTGTTGTTGTCTGATGCGCGGGAATATCAATCACGATATCGGACCGCTGATCGATATCGCCGATTTGGTTTACCTGGTTGACTACATGTTCTCAGGCGGTCCGGAACCGCTATGCCCCGAAGAATGTAATGTCGATAGTTCATCATCGACCCAGGCGGACATCGCCGATTTGGTCTTTCTGGTTGATTTCATGTTCAACGAAGGTCCACCGCCCCCGGCGTGTCCGTAG
- a CDS encoding tail fiber domain-containing protein, translating into MRQSNWTILLNSVIIMLITSVAALSAVPPYMNYQGRLTDDVGNPIDTTAAMTFTLYTDDGTNTVLWTETHPPVTVTDGLFQVFLGAYNNLSPDLFDGSTRLLGVQLGAGPENSPRTTIVSVAYALVAAKADTAAYAYAAPGSGTNPGWVDDGATVRLTSSGDNVGIGTSTPTEKLDVNGNARVGGVLDVDGQLHISGGTPEITSELDFINFDSTRLNILGRVTMGSAFGNRRLQVSTDGTMDTIAFQAVNLTGTAGSFFSGADGLSYSSISAAVNAYADGPSYAGRFRAAGEGLGLFARTDGAGSAVHGNAAGTGYSGYFEGGLGFKVDGDFEATGSLKLPTGAGNGLVLTSDALGVASWQSAAGSPWSFNGSTVYLSDTATKGAVGITAPLTNKKFSVQTKGTNTTMALWVRNSLGTAAAFFSGDTGTTSPGVHSAVYARSGGDNNAGFFSAGGSGEGIVATSSGSGEALRTNAYGTGYSGRFSGGQGVLIDGDLKVTGPLTLPSGAAIGHVLTSDGFGNASWQPGVDASPWTQQGDFIDQVDTSAQVRIGSRLITDGPKLIVEKNGVGAATALRVRNTMGTAARFYSGTTQSSVSVWNAALHAYGHNGSHAGIFQALGDDVDCVKAVLTGTGNAIYGENTGSGYAGHFKGTSGVYVEGPIEATDDVVVQSSLTVGYSSPSSNGRLDVTDAADGIALHISNADRDIAWPTGQSLQFGDWNGSIFNPRMRITADGNVGIRTTAPAGALHVRPNADGVALHLSGASADISWPTNNTLNMGTWNGSTFDEHLRITAGGNVGIGVSSTPNILTVQQFSSTDPIADSWGTYSSRRWKENIQPLEGALDRVLQLRGVSYDWKKTGEHDIGLIAEEVGQIVPEVVHYEENGVDAQSVDYAKLTTLLIEAVKELKSDNEALKRRLEAVEKTGSGN; encoded by the coding sequence ATGCGACAGAGTAACTGGACAATTCTGCTCAACTCAGTGATCATTATGCTCATAACATCCGTGGCTGCCCTAAGCGCTGTGCCACCCTATATGAACTACCAGGGTCGATTGACCGATGATGTCGGCAACCCGATCGACACGACGGCAGCCATGACCTTTACTCTATACACCGACGACGGCACCAATACTGTCCTCTGGACCGAGACGCATCCACCGGTGACGGTTACCGACGGGCTCTTTCAGGTGTTTCTGGGAGCCTACAATAATCTGAGCCCGGACCTGTTTGATGGGTCAACGCGACTCTTAGGTGTCCAACTCGGGGCCGGACCGGAGAACAGCCCACGCACCACAATTGTATCGGTAGCTTATGCACTGGTTGCGGCTAAGGCCGATACAGCGGCATACGCGTACGCAGCCCCAGGAAGTGGTACTAACCCCGGTTGGGTCGATGATGGGGCCACCGTACGGTTGACATCCTCCGGTGACAACGTCGGGATTGGCACATCCACACCGACCGAAAAACTCGATGTCAACGGTAACGCTCGTGTCGGCGGCGTTCTCGATGTCGATGGTCAACTACACATAAGTGGAGGTACTCCGGAAATAACATCTGAGCTGGATTTCATCAACTTCGACTCGACAAGGCTTAATATACTCGGTCGTGTTACCATGGGCTCAGCCTTCGGCAACCGGCGTCTACAGGTCAGCACCGACGGCACAATGGACACCATAGCCTTCCAGGCCGTGAACCTGACCGGGACGGCTGGTTCATTCTTTTCTGGTGCTGATGGTCTAAGCTACTCGAGCATTTCTGCGGCGGTAAATGCATACGCCGACGGCCCATCCTATGCCGGTCGATTTCGTGCAGCGGGCGAGGGTCTCGGTTTGTTTGCTCGCACCGACGGGGCCGGTAGCGCCGTTCACGGCAACGCCGCCGGAACCGGTTACAGCGGCTACTTCGAGGGTGGACTCGGATTCAAAGTTGACGGTGACTTTGAAGCCACTGGTTCACTCAAGCTACCCACCGGAGCAGGTAATGGTCTGGTGTTGACTTCGGACGCTTTGGGTGTTGCTTCCTGGCAATCGGCCGCCGGTTCACCATGGAGCTTCAATGGGTCGACGGTTTACCTGAGCGACACTGCAACCAAGGGAGCTGTCGGGATTACTGCTCCCCTTACCAATAAGAAGTTCAGCGTCCAAACAAAGGGGACAAACACCACCATGGCTCTCTGGGTACGAAACAGCCTCGGAACCGCGGCGGCTTTCTTCTCGGGCGATACCGGTACGACCTCGCCCGGTGTACACTCAGCTGTTTATGCCAGATCCGGTGGTGATAACAACGCCGGTTTTTTCTCTGCAGGCGGAAGCGGCGAAGGTATAGTCGCGACTTCGAGTGGCAGTGGGGAAGCGCTGCGCACTAATGCATACGGTACTGGTTACTCCGGAAGGTTTAGTGGCGGACAAGGTGTTTTAATTGATGGTGACCTTAAAGTTACTGGCCCGCTCACGCTACCCTCAGGGGCAGCAATCGGGCACGTGTTGACGTCCGACGGCTTTGGCAACGCTTCCTGGCAGCCCGGAGTTGATGCTTCACCCTGGACTCAGCAAGGGGACTTCATAGATCAGGTCGATACCAGTGCTCAGGTGAGGATCGGCAGTAGGTTAATCACCGATGGGCCCAAGCTTATTGTCGAGAAGAACGGCGTAGGCGCCGCGACCGCACTGAGGGTAAGGAATACCATGGGCACAGCGGCCCGATTCTATTCTGGAACTACACAGAGCTCTGTTTCCGTCTGGAACGCCGCCTTGCATGCTTACGGGCACAATGGTAGCCACGCCGGAATATTCCAGGCCTTAGGTGACGACGTCGATTGTGTCAAAGCGGTACTGACCGGTACTGGAAACGCCATATACGGTGAGAATACTGGTTCCGGTTATGCGGGGCACTTCAAAGGAACGTCCGGTGTATATGTCGAGGGACCTATCGAAGCTACTGACGATGTTGTCGTTCAGAGTAGTTTAACAGTCGGGTACTCGTCCCCGAGTTCCAACGGTCGCCTGGATGTCACCGATGCCGCCGATGGTATCGCCTTGCATATCTCAAATGCCGACCGCGATATTGCCTGGCCTACCGGCCAGTCACTGCAGTTCGGAGACTGGAACGGATCGATATTTAATCCAAGAATGAGAATCACTGCCGATGGCAACGTAGGGATCAGAACCACCGCTCCCGCCGGTGCTTTGCATGTCAGACCGAACGCCGATGGCGTGGCATTGCACCTGTCGGGAGCATCGGCCGATATCAGTTGGCCAACCAACAACACTCTGAATATGGGCACCTGGAACGGCTCAACTTTCGACGAACACTTGCGTATTACCGCCGGAGGTAATGTTGGGATAGGAGTGTCGTCGACACCGAACATCCTGACCGTGCAGCAGTTTTCATCCACCGATCCGATAGCCGATTCATGGGGGACTTACAGCTCCCGCCGCTGGAAGGAAAACATCCAGCCACTTGAAGGCGCGCTTGACCGTGTACTGCAACTTCGGGGTGTATCATACGACTGGAAGAAGACCGGTGAACACGATATCGGTCTCATCGCCGAAGAAGTTGGACAGATCGTACCCGAAGTCGTCCACTACGAAGAAAACGGTGTCGATGCTCAGTCTGTCGACTACGCCAAACTGACCACACTGCTGATCGAAGCGGTCAAAGAACTCAAGAGTGACAACGAGGCCTTGAAGCGCCGCCTGGAGGCGGTTGAGAAAACCGGTTCGGGCAACTAA
- a CDS encoding DUF4416 family protein: MPLYVELSCMARVMEPPPGKLILSIIYSSMDALSDCLKTLERRFGRVQFETAEIECAVAERYKEEMGNNIFRRFFSFEQHTPRSALTSIKGTCHKIEPNFSDHVDDFHFRTVNIDPGIMTPNNLVMASHHEYGHSIYLTNGVYNELMLVWSQGRFVRLPWTPADFYDNEAVDLFERVRATFELVEEPV, translated from the coding sequence ATGCCGCTTTACGTCGAATTGTCCTGTATGGCGCGAGTGATGGAACCACCTCCCGGCAAGCTGATCCTGTCGATCATCTATTCTTCGATGGACGCTCTTTCGGACTGTCTAAAGACACTGGAACGCCGCTTCGGGCGGGTTCAGTTTGAAACCGCCGAAATCGAGTGCGCCGTTGCGGAGCGATACAAGGAGGAGATGGGGAACAACATCTTTCGACGATTCTTTTCGTTTGAGCAACACACGCCGCGCTCGGCCCTGACCTCGATCAAAGGGACCTGTCACAAAATCGAGCCCAACTTCTCCGACCATGTCGACGACTTTCATTTTCGCACGGTCAATATCGACCCCGGTATTATGACGCCGAACAATTTGGTGATGGCCTCGCATCATGAGTACGGCCACAGTATCTATCTGACCAACGGCGTCTACAACGAACTCATGCTGGTTTGGTCGCAGGGACGATTTGTGCGTCTGCCCTGGACGCCGGCTGATTTCTACGATAACGAAGCAGTCGATCTTTTTGAACGAGTGCGAGCAACTTTCGAGTTGGTCGAAGAGCCGGTGTAG
- the liaF gene encoding cell wall-active antibiotics response protein LiaF, giving the protein MNLRKAILGIALVLIGLLLLARTTGLFWFSHDGIFSLLLPFLLIGVGIWLVIRKRQQAYDCCDIHFTVGTDHDRPAETPPGGRTDDPARFAERQASDASTAFVGDAGPTVSQAPHVDPSGKIKYSKLLGDMVVDLNGRCLQNVEMSLGIGDLEIRLAGGELSPGLNRVVISGFIGDVRVFVPPDMPFFACCSNFIGDVELTDRRASGFGNNIDFQTADYASAERKLYIAAHNFIGDIKVHKV; this is encoded by the coding sequence ATGAATTTAAGAAAAGCAATACTCGGAATCGCCTTAGTACTTATCGGTCTACTGTTGTTGGCACGGACTACCGGGCTGTTCTGGTTTTCTCACGATGGTATCTTTAGCCTATTACTGCCGTTCTTGTTGATCGGTGTAGGGATTTGGTTGGTGATTCGCAAACGTCAGCAGGCCTACGACTGTTGCGACATTCACTTTACAGTAGGCACCGACCACGATCGACCGGCCGAGACGCCGCCTGGTGGCAGGACTGACGATCCCGCCAGGTTTGCCGAACGTCAGGCAAGTGACGCTTCGACCGCCTTTGTCGGCGATGCCGGGCCGACGGTTTCACAGGCGCCGCATGTCGACCCGTCGGGCAAAATCAAGTACAGCAAGCTGCTCGGTGACATGGTGGTCGATCTAAACGGACGCTGCCTGCAGAATGTCGAGATGTCTTTGGGTATCGGCGATCTTGAGATCAGATTGGCCGGGGGGGAGTTGTCGCCTGGTTTGAACCGAGTGGTGATCTCGGGGTTCATTGGTGATGTGCGTGTCTTCGTACCGCCGGACATGCCGTTCTTTGCTTGTTGTTCCAATTTCATCGGGGATGTCGAACTGACCGACCGGCGTGCTTCCGGGTTCGGAAACAATATCGATTTTCAGACCGCCGACTATGCCTCAGCCGAGCGCAAGCTGTACATCGCCGCGCACAACTTCATCGGCGACATCAAAGTGCACAAGGTGTAG